A genome region from Planktothrix sp. FACHB-1365 includes the following:
- the recQ gene encoding DNA helicase RecQ codes for MSGLISTPFAQPQSLEQSLKHFFGYDSFRPGQREIIEQALQRRDSLIIMPTGGGKSLCFQLPALLKPGLMIVVSPLIALMQDQVEALQDNGVGATFLNSTLTVAEGKNREAAILNGEIKLLYVAPERLLSEKFLLFLDLIEAQLGISAFAIDEAHCVSEWGHDFRPEYRKLKQLRNRYPKIPVLALTATATQRVRQDIIQQLELKNPYIHVASFNRPNLYYEVIPKKKQNFTQLLKIIQDVGGSGIIYCLSRKNVEDLAFRLQSHGISALPYHAGMEDTLRAENQTRFIRDDVQIMVATIAFGMGINKPDVRFVIHYNLPRTLESYYQESGRAGRDGESARCTLFFSYGDIKTIEYLIDQKPDPDEQRIARQQLRQMLDYAEASECRRTVQLSYFGEFFSENCAKCDNCKTQNPVEDWTIEAMKFLSCVARCHERFGMNYIIDVLRGSKSQKIIDRHHDQLSTYGIGKDKIAEEWKNLGRSLLRQGLLDQTTDGYAILKLNSRSWEVMKRERKVEITVIKEQNLEKSTRSLAVEVEMLFEQLRQLRKKLADEQSIPPYMVFSDSTLRLMAQQRPQTLEELSGISGVGSHKLERYGKQFTEAISTYFQDQTSSNYKSKSSEVKRLTLEDLSDSLIMTLELCQQGFSLNAIANQRGLKTSTIADHLTQLIAANQDINLDQFVEVDRQNSIIKGIEKVGDTSLRTIYEHLGEQYNYEEIKLVREWWRQNPY; via the coding sequence ATGTCAGGGCTAATTTCTACTCCCTTTGCCCAACCCCAATCCCTAGAACAGTCCCTTAAACATTTCTTTGGCTATGATTCTTTTCGACCCGGGCAGCGCGAAATTATTGAACAGGCACTACAAAGGCGAGATTCATTAATTATTATGCCCACGGGAGGGGGAAAATCGCTGTGTTTTCAACTTCCGGCTTTATTAAAACCCGGATTAATGATAGTCGTGTCTCCTTTAATTGCCTTAATGCAAGATCAAGTGGAGGCATTACAAGATAATGGAGTTGGGGCGACATTTCTCAATAGTACCTTAACGGTTGCGGAGGGAAAAAACCGTGAAGCTGCGATTTTAAATGGTGAAATAAAACTGCTTTATGTTGCACCCGAACGATTATTATCCGAAAAGTTTTTATTATTTTTAGATCTGATAGAAGCTCAATTAGGAATTTCAGCTTTTGCCATTGATGAAGCGCACTGTGTTTCAGAATGGGGACATGATTTCCGCCCGGAATATCGCAAATTAAAACAACTGCGAAATCGTTATCCTAAAATTCCCGTTTTAGCCTTAACGGCAACGGCAACTCAACGGGTTAGACAGGATATTATTCAACAGTTAGAGTTGAAAAATCCCTATATTCATGTTGCTAGTTTTAATCGTCCTAATTTATATTATGAAGTTATTCCTAAGAAAAAACAAAATTTTACCCAGTTATTAAAAATAATTCAGGATGTCGGAGGTTCAGGAATTATTTATTGTTTAAGTCGAAAAAATGTAGAAGATCTCGCGTTTCGATTACAAAGTCATGGAATTTCTGCCTTACCCTACCATGCCGGAATGGAAGATACTTTACGGGCTGAAAATCAAACCCGATTTATTCGAGATGATGTGCAGATTATGGTAGCAACGATTGCCTTTGGTATGGGCATTAATAAACCCGATGTTCGGTTTGTGATTCATTATAATTTACCGCGAACCTTAGAAAGTTATTATCAAGAATCAGGACGGGCAGGACGGGATGGAGAATCTGCCCGATGTACATTATTTTTTAGTTATGGTGATATTAAAACCATTGAATATTTAATTGATCAAAAACCCGATCCCGATGAACAACGCATTGCCCGTCAACAGTTACGGCAAATGTTAGATTATGCTGAAGCATCGGAATGTCGGCGCACAGTTCAATTGAGTTATTTTGGTGAATTTTTCTCAGAAAATTGTGCAAAATGTGATAATTGTAAGACCCAAAATCCCGTCGAAGATTGGACAATTGAAGCGATGAAATTTTTATCTTGTGTTGCCCGATGTCACGAAAGATTTGGGATGAATTATATTATTGATGTATTGAGAGGATCGAAAAGTCAAAAAATTATAGATCGACATCATGATCAACTGTCTACCTATGGCATTGGAAAAGATAAAATAGCAGAAGAATGGAAGAATTTAGGGCGATCGCTTTTACGTCAAGGACTACTGGATCAAACCACCGATGGTTATGCAATATTAAAGTTAAATTCCCGTAGTTGGGAAGTGATGAAACGGGAAAGAAAAGTTGAAATTACAGTCATTAAAGAACAAAATCTGGAAAAATCAACTCGATCTTTGGCGGTGGAAGTAGAAATGCTATTTGAACAGTTACGCCAACTCCGAAAAAAATTAGCCGATGAACAATCTATCCCTCCCTATATGGTTTTTTCCGATTCTACCTTAAGATTAATGGCACAACAACGACCCCAAACTTTAGAAGAATTAAGTGGAATTTCTGGTGTAGGAAGTCATAAACTAGAACGGTATGGTAAACAATTTACTGAAGCCATTTCTACCTATTTTCAAGATCAAACGAGTTCAAATTATAAATCTAAATCATCAGAAGTTAAGCGTCTAACTCTGGAGGATTTATCCGATAGTTTAATCATGACTTTAGAGTTATGTCAACAGGGATTTAGTTTGAATGCGATCGCAAATCAACGAGGGTTAAAAACTAGCACCATTGCTGACCATTTAACCCAATTAATTGCAGCTAATCAGGATATCAACCTTGATCAATTTGTTGAAGTTGACCGTCAAAATAGTATTATTAAAGGAATTGAAAAAGTAGGAGATACTAGCCTAAGAACAATTTACGAACATTTAGGAGAACAATATAATTATGAAGAAATTAAATTAGTTCGAGAATGGTGGCGACAAAATCCTTATTAA
- a CDS encoding DHH family phosphoesterase → MQPSPPESFNSPQLPNQRWYIFPQQPDLAQQLSDVTGIIPLVTQVLINRGIETPEQVEAFITPESQVLPSPLEEFKDLARSVELLESAINQGDKIAICGDYDADGMTSTALLMRSLSTLGANVNYAIPSRMKEGYGINTRIVEEFHQENVKIILTVDNGIAAYKPIVRAKELDLTVIITDHHDLPEKLPPADAILNPKLLPVFSPYRGLAGVGVAYVLAICLAQKLGKVQGLVNPLLELFTLGTIADLAPLNGVNRRWVKRGLKLLPYSQITGVQALIQVAGVSSGYQVKSEEQPENPIIPPASKTLKPDDIGFRLGPRINAIGRLADPQIVIELLTTENMGIALERAMQCEQINQKRQQLCEEIEQEAIAWVEEQQIDFKQERVLVVVQPEWHHGVIGIVASRLVERYGVPVFIGTYEQEEDTTESPQMIRGSARGILEFDVFKALEYCHDLLHKFGGHKAAGGFSLLAKNLEPFRLQLSEFAHQCLEVEHLKPLIKIDALANLSEINFNLYDQMQQLHPCGIENNAPTFWTPNVRIVQQRIVGKGHIKLTLTQDKFSHTQLTALPTINAMAWRWADYYPLPQCLDIAYHLKENTWNGQTNIELELVGARLPESPENYQPQLTKSTEFYYNNKQYYCSLSSIGETQELRIRNQKGEVLAIQKGQRFGLLGKSRQDAQTVDVSQPTFYNLIQAAIKALG, encoded by the coding sequence GTGCAACCTTCTCCTCCAGAGTCTTTTAATTCTCCCCAACTTCCGAATCAACGGTGGTATATTTTTCCACAACAACCCGACCTCGCTCAACAATTATCGGATGTAACGGGAATTATCCCTTTAGTCACTCAAGTCTTAATTAATCGAGGAATTGAAACCCCGGAACAGGTGGAAGCATTTATCACCCCTGAATCTCAAGTTTTACCGTCTCCTTTGGAGGAATTTAAGGATTTAGCAAGAAGTGTAGAATTGTTAGAATCTGCTATTAATCAAGGGGATAAAATAGCGATTTGTGGGGATTATGATGCTGATGGAATGACGAGTACCGCTTTATTAATGCGATCGCTTTCTACATTGGGAGCTAATGTTAATTATGCCATTCCCAGCCGCATGAAAGAAGGTTATGGGATTAATACCCGAATTGTTGAAGAATTTCATCAGGAAAACGTTAAAATTATTCTCACCGTTGATAATGGAATTGCAGCTTATAAACCCATTGTTAGAGCGAAAGAATTAGACTTAACAGTTATTATTACGGATCACCATGATTTACCCGAAAAACTTCCTCCTGCTGATGCCATTCTCAATCCTAAATTATTACCTGTATTCTCTCCCTATCGAGGATTAGCTGGGGTGGGAGTGGCTTATGTTTTAGCGATTTGTTTGGCTCAAAAATTAGGTAAAGTTCAAGGATTAGTCAATCCTTTGTTAGAATTATTTACATTAGGAACCATTGCGGATTTAGCCCCCTTAAATGGCGTGAACCGACGGTGGGTAAAACGGGGTTTAAAGTTATTGCCTTATTCTCAAATTACCGGAGTTCAAGCCTTAATTCAAGTGGCGGGAGTTTCCAGTGGATATCAAGTAAAATCAGAAGAACAGCCCGAAAATCCTATCATTCCTCCGGCTTCTAAAACTCTAAAACCCGATGATATTGGCTTTCGGTTAGGGCCGAGAATTAATGCCATTGGACGGTTAGCTGATCCGCAAATTGTGATAGAATTATTAACAACTGAAAATATGGGAATTGCCTTAGAACGGGCAATGCAGTGTGAACAAATTAATCAAAAACGTCAACAGTTATGTGAAGAAATTGAACAAGAAGCGATCGCTTGGGTAGAAGAACAACAAATTGATTTTAAACAAGAACGGGTGTTAGTTGTTGTACAACCGGAATGGCATCATGGGGTGATTGGAATTGTTGCATCTCGCTTAGTTGAACGATATGGGGTTCCCGTGTTTATTGGAACCTATGAACAGGAAGAAGATACAACGGAATCTCCCCAAATGATTCGAGGTTCAGCCAGGGGAATTTTGGAATTTGATGTGTTTAAAGCCTTAGAATATTGTCACGATTTACTGCATAAATTTGGAGGACATAAAGCCGCCGGGGGATTTTCTTTATTAGCAAAAAATTTAGAACCATTTCGACTACAGTTAAGTGAATTTGCCCATCAATGTTTAGAAGTAGAACATCTAAAACCCTTAATTAAAATTGATGCTCTAGCGAATTTAAGTGAAATTAATTTTAATCTTTATGATCAAATGCAGCAATTGCATCCCTGCGGAATAGAAAATAACGCCCCGACCTTTTGGACTCCTAATGTTAGAATTGTGCAACAACGAATTGTCGGAAAAGGACATATTAAACTGACCTTAACTCAAGATAAATTTTCCCATACTCAACTCACAGCTTTACCTACAATTAATGCAATGGCTTGGCGTTGGGCGGACTATTACCCCCTTCCCCAATGTTTGGATATTGCCTATCATTTAAAAGAAAATACTTGGAACGGTCAAACCAATATTGAGTTAGAATTAGTTGGAGCTAGATTACCCGAATCTCCCGAAAATTATCAACCTCAATTGACAAAAAGCACAGAATTTTATTATAATAATAAACAATATTATTGTAGTTTATCTTCTATTGGTGAAACCCAAGAATTAAGAATCCGTAATCAGAAAGGGGAAGTATTAGCCATACAAAAAGGTCAACGCTTTGGACTGTTAGGAAAAAGTCGTCAAGATGCTCAAACTGTTGACGTGTCTCAACCTACTTTTTACAATTTAATTCAAGCGGCTATTAAAGCATTAGGGTAA
- a CDS encoding DUF427 domain-containing protein has translation MPKAVWNGAVLAETDQCVVVEGNQYFPPDSINRDYFQESNTHTTCGWKGVASYYDIVVDGQVNKDAAWYYPETKSAAKNIEGYIGFWKGVKVEV, from the coding sequence ATGCCGAAAGCAGTTTGGAATGGTGCAGTTTTGGCAGAAACTGACCAATGCGTTGTCGTTGAGGGAAATCAATATTTTCCCCCGGACTCCATCAATCGTGACTATTTCCAAGAAAGTAATACCCATACAACTTGCGGTTGGAAAGGCGTTGCCAGTTATTATGATATCGTTGTTGATGGTCAAGTGAATAAGGATGCCGCTTGGTATTATCCAGAAACAAAATCTGCTGCCAAAAATATTGAAGGTTATATTGGATTTTGGAAAGGGGTTAAGGTTGAGGTTTAA
- a CDS encoding patatin-like phospholipase family protein: protein MSQFTRILSLDGGGLRGIMSAEVLKYVEQKLQDFTGNSDARIADYFDLIAGTSAGGILTALYLCPDAENPLRPRCSAQEVYDFFRYKSSQIFYPFFNDSLQTVGGLFNEKYSYQKFNQVMGDFFKDLKLSQLLKPCLITSYEIERREAHFFTQHDAKLNPKDDYLIRDVLRATSAAPTFFEVAQIHALNQEVYTCIDGGVFANNPALCAYAEARHKFNQDSNLDNRYETGPTAKEMVILSLGTGEVKKKYSYQEAKDWGKLKWLDPLFDIIMTGVAETVDYQMKQIFDTTGKPEHYLRINTVLTDRKTLPMDDPSEANLKAISQLGQQLTEQYRQPLDQWIQLLLV, encoded by the coding sequence ATGTCACAATTTACTCGAATTCTTTCTCTTGATGGCGGGGGACTCCGAGGAATTATGTCCGCCGAGGTATTAAAGTATGTTGAACAGAAATTACAGGATTTTACGGGAAATTCTGATGCTAGAATTGCGGATTATTTTGATTTAATTGCGGGAACCAGTGCCGGAGGAATTTTAACCGCTCTTTATCTATGTCCTGATGCTGAAAATCCCCTCAGACCTCGGTGTTCTGCCCAAGAAGTTTATGATTTTTTTCGATATAAATCCAGCCAAATCTTTTATCCTTTTTTTAATGATTCTTTGCAAACAGTAGGAGGATTATTTAATGAAAAATACTCCTATCAAAAGTTTAATCAGGTGATGGGTGATTTTTTTAAAGATCTTAAATTGAGCCAACTGCTTAAACCTTGCTTGATAACTTCCTATGAAATAGAAAGACGAGAAGCCCACTTTTTTACCCAACATGATGCTAAATTAAACCCAAAAGATGATTATTTAATTCGAGATGTTCTCCGGGCTACCTCTGCCGCCCCAACGTTTTTTGAAGTCGCTCAAATTCACGCTCTCAACCAGGAGGTTTATACTTGTATTGATGGGGGAGTCTTTGCCAATAATCCGGCTCTCTGTGCCTACGCAGAAGCCCGTCATAAATTTAATCAAGACTCTAATCTTGATAATCGCTATGAAACAGGCCCAACCGCTAAAGAAATGGTGATTTTATCATTAGGAACAGGGGAGGTTAAAAAGAAATATTCCTATCAGGAAGCAAAAGATTGGGGGAAATTAAAATGGCTTGACCCTCTATTTGATATTATTATGACTGGGGTGGCAGAAACCGTTGACTATCAAATGAAACAAATCTTTGATACGACGGGTAAACCTGAACATTATCTACGAATTAATACGGTTTTGACGGATCGTAAAACTTTACCGATGGATGATCCTTCCGAAGCCAATCTTAAGGCAATTAGTCAATTAGGGCAACAATTAACAGAACAATATCGTCAACCGTTAGATCAGTGGATTCAACTGCTTTTAGTTTAA
- a CDS encoding HAD-IB family phosphatase: MVNSIIFCDFDGTITAEETFVGMLKEFAPEMAAEIMPLLYGREMTLREGVRKMLESIPSRCYPEIIEFSRTKKIRSGFVEFLDFLKTQGVPFVLVSGGVRVMVETVLGDLSSKIDQIYAVDLETSGAYFKVHSEFEADTELVAKVKVMERYPNAEPIAIGDSVTDLNMALAAPIVFARDRLADYLDEYQKPYINWTDFFDIQAYLSEHWNLS, translated from the coding sequence ATGGTAAATTCTATTATTTTTTGTGACTTTGACGGAACAATTACCGCAGAAGAAACTTTTGTAGGAATGTTAAAAGAATTTGCTCCAGAAATGGCGGCTGAAATTATGCCATTATTGTATGGTCGGGAAATGACCTTACGAGAAGGAGTTAGAAAAATGTTAGAGTCTATTCCTTCGCGTTGCTATCCTGAAATTATTGAATTTTCAAGAACAAAGAAAATACGCTCAGGGTTTGTTGAATTTTTAGATTTTCTCAAAACTCAAGGCGTTCCCTTTGTTTTAGTTTCTGGAGGTGTTCGGGTGATGGTAGAAACGGTTTTAGGAGATTTAAGTTCAAAAATTGATCAGATTTATGCTGTTGATTTAGAGACTTCAGGGGCGTATTTTAAAGTTCATTCTGAATTTGAAGCAGATACCGAATTAGTAGCTAAAGTTAAAGTGATGGAACGCTATCCTAACGCTGAACCCATTGCCATTGGAGACTCTGTTACGGACTTAAATATGGCATTAGCTGCCCCTATTGTTTTTGCGCGTGATCGTTTAGCAGACTATTTAGATGAATATCAAAAACCTTATATTAACTGGACGGATTTTTTTGATATTCAAGCGTATTTATCAGAACATTGGAATCTTTCATAA
- a CDS encoding RnfABCDGE type electron transport complex subunit D yields MFKDARNAQILFLSLFLLLGIGTRDWTLKPNFMLVIGCSCLLTQWFFSCLSSFYINKKITLLPPEFLASWRSALITTLGLCLLLRANHWTTVALAGCCAIASKFIFQSQGKHFFNPANFGIIIAITLTADAWVSPGQWGTDSWYFLLFLATGGIILKKVGRWDTSLAFLITYTGLEAWRNFSLGWSWDVYSHQLMSGSLLLFAFFMITDPRSIPNAPLSRILWAVLIAGLTFILQHQFFISTALFWSLFALSPLTIILDQVFRASRFSWSQKHLKSLPSSPVF; encoded by the coding sequence ATGTTTAAAGATGCCCGTAACGCTCAGATTCTATTTTTGTCGTTGTTTTTACTTCTAGGAATTGGAACGAGAGATTGGACATTAAAACCTAATTTCATGTTGGTAATTGGGTGTAGTTGTTTATTGACTCAATGGTTTTTCTCTTGCCTTTCCTCCTTCTATATTAACAAAAAAATCACCCTTTTACCCCCAGAATTTTTAGCGTCTTGGCGCAGTGCGTTAATTACCACATTAGGGTTGTGTTTACTCCTCAGAGCTAACCATTGGACAACCGTAGCCTTAGCCGGATGTTGTGCGATCGCCAGTAAATTTATCTTTCAATCTCAAGGAAAACATTTTTTTAATCCCGCTAATTTTGGGATTATTATTGCTATCACTTTAACAGCCGATGCTTGGGTTTCTCCTGGACAATGGGGAACGGATTCTTGGTATTTCCTTCTATTTTTAGCAACCGGAGGAATTATTCTTAAAAAAGTCGGTCGCTGGGATACTTCCCTTGCTTTTTTAATCACCTATACGGGATTAGAAGCTTGGCGAAATTTCAGTTTAGGTTGGAGTTGGGATGTTTATAGTCATCAACTCATGAGCGGTAGTCTATTATTGTTTGCCTTTTTTATGATTACCGATCCGCGTTCTATTCCCAATGCTCCCTTAAGCCGAATTTTATGGGCCGTATTAATCGCTGGATTAACCTTTATTTTACAACATCAATTTTTTATCTCAACGGCTCTATTCTGGTCATTATTTGCCCTATCTCCCCTGACTATTATCTTGGATCAAGTTTTTCGTGCATCTCGCTTTTCTTGGTCACAAAAACATCTCAAATCTTTGCCTTCATCTCCGGTTTTTTAG